A genomic stretch from Strongyloides ratti genome assembly S_ratti_ED321, chromosome : 1 includes:
- a CDS encoding Glycoside hydrolase, family 25 and Glycoside hydrolase, catalytic domain and Glycoside hydrolase, superfamily domain-containing protein, with protein MKTLLLTSLLILGFLQTALAVIGFDGIQPLSVSTLQCLHKEGYRFFIARAWESSGNYDYTGIQNIKNARNAGFEYVDAYLFPCLSSGCAHAANQVEATIDKLKSSGAKIGMLWLDIERYAWPANLASNRNFISAMVSKAQSMGVKVGIYSNYYNWQAIVGLDYTSHSNLPLWWADYNGHQDYTGFTPFGGWSKPSIHQYTGDVNGGCGVDLDQSWYP; from the exons ATGAAAAC TCTTTTATTAACTTCACTTTTGATTCTTGGATTCTTACAAACAGCTTTGGCTGTCATAGGATTTGATGGTATTCAACCACTGTCTGTTAGTACCTTACAATGTCTTCATAAAGAAGGATATCGCTTTTTCATTGCTCGTGCTTGGGAATCTTCGGGAAATTACGATTATACTGGAATACAAAACATAAAAAACGCTAGAAATGCTGGATTTGAATATGTTGATGCTTATCTTTTCCCATGTTTATCTTCTGGATGTGCTCATGCTGCTAACCAAGTTGAAGCTACTATTGATAAACTTAAATCATCAGGAGCTAAAATTGGTATGTTGTGGCTTGATATTGAACGTTATGCCTGGCCAGCTAATTTAGCTTCTAATAGAAACTTTATTAGTGCTATGGTTTCTAAAGCTCAATCTATGGGAGTTAAAGTTGGAATTTATTCAAACTATTACAATTGGCAGGCTATTGTTGGTCTTGATTATACTAGTCACAGTAATT taCCACTTTGGTGGGCTGATTATAATGGACACCAAGATTATACTGGCTTCACACCATTTGGAGGATGGAGTAAACCATCAATTCACCAATATACCGGTGATGTTAATGGAGGATGCGGAGTTGACTTAGATCAATCATGGTACccttaa
- a CDS encoding Chitin binding domain-containing protein produces MFWNVLIYFILIIYNCFCYYNNHETVSERYNYDEYLNQYRDKNFNDNYQNHYKPKDYENFKAVPLNYLCSGYSYERFGKISLGKCNQHYMVCNFVYNSGIIESCEEGYIFDRYKGCIQASSSKHCINTNKDDRDLAIIQLAKDVKFCNQGAGIYRGHTGNNICSKEILICTEQRKPILISCRPGFILSFNPLSNNLGKKIECIKKVDCQFEVTHKVTPVTMEMMVRYCQMKDNKNEYNYFKLKDEKICKNWYVSCGIDTIRELVFCPQNQIFDERIGFCRNKEYDDQCIEKKLCTKQNMWKLLPLGYCKEEYIYCHGEIPYTKRCNYHYIFDPYNMKCVPRKNVEICNKNDGKNPLIPSLTQENCKKNENIKLSCSELLKCKNGVYKKYVCPHLTRYDEKYDNCIIDKNCKKYTHINTCIEGELFTDNNCKLIFICKNGNFIEKKCISKLLNPIEYGECDKCYRDQHYNKNNNHIHNKYYHGMERESCNDYDTIPSPNKNEYYFCYDGSWYLKKCKEKKKYDHQYKMCRYNDDISNEYNYENPQIYKCIDHISPLIPDYNDCTSFSMCIKGKYRTIKCPIGSIFNPKGSIKNKNFCLSSITCPPPLYNRKCNNGEMLITKNCNKYYECYHNKWSERYCKDGRYFNGQTCSKNIICPNKDNLYPLPLPTPGYPDYTIPGKPNYPNNYCYEGSIREHEKYCNRIYKCINGKEVIKKCKGESVYSWVHKQCIFDTTYCGNKEICKNGERSNTKKTLDRINDPLFNKYSVTNFIKCYNNKWHQKRCKTGFVFDVIKLECYIKHIFPNLPENNNDNCIESGGEAGYKPHKFDCTKFYQCAHGKWIEKNCGPGTAWNQKITTCDHIGKVSSCKNNNINSY; encoded by the coding sequence ATGTTTTGGAAtgttttgatttattttatattaattatttataattgtttttgttattataataacCATGAAACTGTTTCTGAAAGATATAATTAtgatgaatatttaaatcaatatagagataaaaattttaatgataattatcaaaatcatTATAAACCAAAAGactatgaaaattttaaagctgttccattaaattatttatgttcTGGATATTCGTATGAAAGATTTGGTAAAATTTCTTTAGGAAAATGTAATCAACATTATATGGTAtgtaattttgtttataattcTGGTATTATTGAATCATGTGAAGAAGGTTATATATTTGATAGATATAAGGGTTGTATTCAAGCTTCATCAAGTAAACATTGtataaatacaaataaagATGATAGAGATTTAGCTATAATACAATTGGCAAAAGatgttaaattttgtaaTCAGGGTGCTGGTATTTACAGAGGTCATACAGGAAACAATATATGTTCTAAAGAAATACTTATATGTACTGAACAAAGAAAAccaattttaatatcttgTAGACCtggttttattttatcatttaatccattatctaataatttaggaaaaaaaatagaatgtataaaaaaagttgattGTCAATTTGAAGTTACACACAAAGTAACACCTGTTACAATGGAAATGATGGTTAGGTATTGTCAGAtgaaagataataaaaatgagtataattattttaaattaaaagatgaaaaaatatgtaaaaattggTATGTTTCATGTGGAATTGATACTATACGTGAATTAGTATTTTGTCCacaaaatcaaatatttgaTGAAAGAATTGGTTTCTGTAGAAATAAAGAATATGATGATCAatgtattgaaaaaaaattatgtaccAAACAAAATATGTGGAAATTATTACCATTAGGATATTGTAAAGAAGAATACATTTATTGTCATGGAGAAATACCATATACTAAACGTTgtaattatcattatatatttgatcCATATAATATGAAATGTGTACCAAGAAAAAATGTTgaaatttgtaataaaaatgatggaAAAAATCCTTTAATACCATCTTTAACACaagaaaattgtaaaaaaaatgaaaatattaaattatcatgttcagaattattaaaatgtaaaaatggtgtctataaaaaatatgtatgcCCTCATTTAACAAGATATGATGAAAAATATGACAATtgtattattgataaaaattgtaaaaaatatactcATATTAATACATGTATTGAAGGAGAATTATTTACtgataataattgtaaattaatatttatatgtaaaaatggtaattttattgaaaaaaaatgtatatctaaattattaaatccAATTGAATATGGTGAATGTGATAAATGTTATAGAGATcaacattataataaaaataataatcatattcataataaatattatcatggAATGGAAAGAGAATCATGTAATGATTATGATACAATTCCAAGTcctaataaaaatgaatattatttctgTTATGATGGTTCAtggtatttaaaaaaatgtaaagaaaaaaaaaagtatgatcatcaatataaaatgtgtagatataatgatgatatatcaaatgaatataattatgaaaatcctcaaatttataaatgtattgaTCATATTAGTCCATTAATTCCTGATTATAATGATTGTACATCATTTAGTATGTGTATAAAAGGAAAATATAGAACAATAAAATGTCCAATAGGTTCAATTTTTAATCCTAAAggatcaattaaaaataaaaatttttgtttatcttCAATTACCTGTCCTCCACCtttatataatagaaaatgtaataatggtgaaatgttaataactaaaaattgtAACAAATATTATGAATGTTATCATAATAAATGGAGTGAAAGATATTGTAAAGATGGAAGATATTTTAATGGTCAAACTtgttcaaaaaatattatttgccctaataaagataatttatatcCTTTACCTTTACCAACTCCAGGATATCCTGATTATACAATACCAGGAAAACCAAATTATCCtaataattattgttatgAAGGATCAATACGTGAACatgaaaaatattgtaatagaatatataaatgtattaatggaaaagaagttattaaaaaatgtaaaggTGAATCTGTTTATAGTTGGGTTCATAAACAATGTATTTTTGATACTACATATTGTggtaataaagaaatttgtaaaaatggTGAAAGAagtaatacaaaaaaaactttagATAGAATAAATGAtccattatttaataaatattcagttactaattttataaaatgttacaaCAATAAATGGCATCAAAAAAGATGTAAAACAGGTTTTGTTTTTgatgttataaaattagaaTGCTATATTAAACATATATTCCCTAATTTAccagaaaataataatgataattgtATTGAATCTGGTGGAGAAGCTGGATATAAACCTCATAAATTTGATTGTACcaaattttatcaatgtGCACATGGAAAATGgattgaaaaaaattgcGGCCCAGGTACTGCATGGAATCAAAAGATTACTACATGTGATCATATTGGAAAAGTATCtagttgtaaaaataataatattaattcatattaa
- a CDS encoding Flavin monooxygenase FMO family and Flavin monooxygenase (FMO) 5 family and Dimethylaniline monooxygenase, N-oxide-forming family and Flavin monooxygenase-like family-containing protein, with the protein MVNVCVIGAGASGLPAIKCALDSNFNVTCYEKSNDIGGLWRFKPYPCPDEGTVMRSTVINTSKEMTAYSDFPPPAEVANFMHNSELLKYFRSYAEHFNLIKYIKFSTIVINIERHEKFEHNGKWKVTTKNIKTEEVIEEEYDSVMLCTGHHTTPYWPTKFIGQDNFKGKIIHSHDYKDFQEFVNKKIIVIGIGNSGGDIAVELSKCAKNVYLSTRSGSWVINRVFDHGEPSDQVYLNRFNYHIRKIIPLCFENSVLERKVNQRFDHGRFGLKPKHRFLSAHVTVNDELPNRIISGTVIIKPNVSSFGEKEVHFDDGTYVEDVDVVIFATGFSFTFPIIENGTLIDVKENIVELYNYMYLPRLAPHNTLCIIGLIQPTGSIMPISEMQCRVHCAVISGKIKLPSKNEMIKDAIKCNEKNKKIFVKSRRHTIQVHYVDYMEKLGKMLNVKPNLLKYFFCDIKLFKSLYFHGLYPYQYRLNGIGSWSGARDAIIEAEERTFNCTRTRKTSETMKSKPISKIHLCRIICFCD; encoded by the exons atggttaaTGTATGTGTTATTGGAGCTGGTGCTAGTGGTTTACCGGCTATTAAATGTGCTTTAGatagtaattttaatgttacaTGTTATGAAAAATCTAATGATATTGGTGGTTTATGGAGATTTAAACCTTATCCATGTCCAg atGAAGGAACAGTTATGAGAAGTACTGTAATAAATACATCTAAAGAAATGACTGCTTATTCTGATTTTCCTCCACCAGCAGAAGTAGCAAATTTTATGCATAATtcagaattattaaaatattttcgtTCATATGCggaacattttaatttaattaaatatattaaattttcaacaattgttataaatattgaaagACATGAAAAATTTGAACATAATGGTAAATGGAAAGttacaacaaaaaatattaaaacagaAGAAGTTATAGAAGAAGAGTATGATTCAGTAATGTTATGTACAGGACATCATACAACACCATATTGGCCTACTAAATTTATTGGtcaagataattttaaaggaaaaataattcataGTCATGATTATAAAGATTTTCAAGAGTTtgtcaataaaaaaattattgttattggTATAGGTAATTCAGGTGGTGATATAGCTGTTGAATTAAGTAAATGTGCTAAAAATGTTTACCTTTCAACAAGATCAGGATCATGGGTTATTAATAGAGTTTTTGATCATGGTGAACCATCTGATCAAGTATACTTAAATCGttttaattatcatattagaaaaataataccATTATGTTTTGAAAATAGTGTACTTGAAAGAAAAGTTAATCAAAGATTTGATCATGGTAGATTTGGTTTAAAACCTAAACATAGATTTTTAAGTGCTCATGTAACAGTAAATGATGAATTACCAAATCGTATTATATCAGGAACTGTTATTATTAAACCAAATGTATCAAGTTTTGGTGAAAAAGAAGTTCATTTTGATGATGGAACGTATGTTGAAGATGTTGATGTTGTTATCTTTGCAACAGGTTTTTCTTTTACTTTCCCTATAATTGAGAATGGAACATTGATAGatgttaaagaaaatattgttgaattatataattatatgtaCTTACCAAGACTTGCTCCACACAATACATTATGTATTATTGGTTTAATTCAACCAACTGGTAGTATAATGCCTATCAGTGAGATGCAATGTAGAGTTCATTGTGCAGTAATTAgtggaaaaataaaattaccatcaaaaaatgaaatgaTTAAAGATGCAATTAAATGTAAtgaaaagaataaaaaaatatttgttaaatctAGAAGACATACAATACAAGTACATTATGTTGATTATATGGAAAAACTTGgtaaaatgttaaatgttaaaccaaatttattaaaatatttcttttgtgatataaaactttttaaaagcCTTTATTTTCATGGACTTTATCCATATCAATATAGATTAAATGGTATTGGATCATGGTCTGGTGCAAGAGATGCAATTATTGAAGCTGAAGAAAGAACATTTAATTGTACAAGAACACGTAAAACATCTGAAACAATGAAATCTAAACCTATATCTAAAATTCATTTATGTCGAATTATCTGTTTTTGTGAttaa